A DNA window from Sphaeramia orbicularis chromosome 22, fSphaOr1.1, whole genome shotgun sequence contains the following coding sequences:
- the LOC115413991 gene encoding alcohol dehydrogenase 1-like: MATAGKVIKCKAAVAWEPNKPVVIEEIEVAPPQDGEVRIKIVATSVCHSDLYHLFENMHKDGFPVVLGHEAAGIVESVGPGVTEFQPGDKVIPLFLSQCKECRFCKHPKTNVCEKAWSEIRIDAMSPLDSRFTCKGKKVYQFSGTSTFSEYTVVRQINLTKIDPAAPLDKVCLLSCGICTGYGAAVNTAEVKEGSTCAVFGLGAVGLAAVMGCKNAGAKRIIAVDTNPDKFEKAKVFGANEFVNPKDHDKPISQVLSEMTNGGVDYSLECVGNVEVMRSALESTVQGWGVSVIVGWNNIHEFSGQPIQLIAGRTWKGALFGGFKSKDSVPEMVKAYMNKKVMVDEFITHNLTLDQINDAIEMMKHGKCIRTVLNVSPQ; encoded by the exons ATGGCCACAGCTGGTAAG GTAATCAAATGCAAGGCTGCAGTGGCATGGGAGCCCAACAAGCCTGTGGTGATCGAGGAGATTGAGGTAGCCCCTCCCCAGGATGGTGAAGTTCGGATCAAG ATTGTGGCGACCTCAGTGTGCCATTCAGACCTGTACCACCTTTTTGAGAATATGCATAAAGACGGCTTCCCAGTCGTCCTTGGCCACGAGGCAGCAGGCATCGTAGAAAGTGTTGGACCTGGAGTCACCGAGTTTCAGCCAG GAGACAAGGTGATTCCTCTGTTCCTTTCCCAGTGTAAAGAATGTCGTTTCTGTAAACATCCCAAGACCAACGTCTGTGAGAAAGCATG GAGTGAGATTCGTATTGATGCGATGTCACCACTGGACTCCAGATTTACCTGCAAAGGGAAGAAGGTGTACCAGTTTTCAGGAACCAGTACCTTCTCTGAGTACACTGTGGTCAGGCAGATTAATCTGACTAAGATCGACCCTGCAGCTCCTCTGGATAAAGTGTGTCTCCTCAGCTGTGGGATCTGCACAGGATATGGAGCAGCAGTTAATACTGCAGAG GTGAAAGAGGGCTCCACATGTGCTGTGTTCGGCCTGGGAGCTGTTGGTTTGGCCGCCGTCATGGGCTGTAAGAACGCAGGAGCCAAGAGGATTATTGCTGTCGACACCAATCCGGACAAGTTTGAGAAAGCAAAGGTGTTCGGAGCAAATGAATTTGTGAACCCCAAGGATCACGACAAACCCATCAGCCAAGTGTTGTCTGAGATGACCAATGGGGGAGTGGACTACTCTCTGGAATGTGTCGGCAATGTGGAAGTCATG CGCAGTGCATTGGAGTCCACTGTACAAGGCTGGGGAGTCAGTGTGATCGTTGGCTGGAACAACATACATGAGTTTTCTGGCCAACCCATTCAACTAATTGCTGGACGCACATGGAAGGGTGCCCTCTTTGGCG GTTTTAAGAGTAAGGACAGCGTACCGGAGATGGTTAAAGCCTACATGAACAAGAAGGTGATGGTGGATGAGTTCATCACCCACAACCTGACCTTGGACCAGATCAATGATGCCATTGAAATGATGAAACACGGGAAATG CATCCGGACCGTCCTGAATGTTTCTCCACAGTAA
- the LOC115413992 gene encoding alcohol dehydrogenase 1-like, with amino-acid sequence MATAGKVIKCKAAVAWEPNKPVVIEEIEVAPPQDGEVRIKIVATSVCHSDLYHLFENIHKDGFPVVLGHEAAGIVESVGPGVTEFQPGDKVIPLFLSQCKECRFCKHPKTNVCEKSWSEIRIDAMSPLDSRFTCKGKKVYQFSGTSTFSEYTVVRQINLTKIDPAAPLDKVCLLSCGICTGYGAAVNTAEVKEGSTCAVFGLGAVGLAAVMGCKNAGAKRIIAVDTNPDKFEKAKVFGANEFVNPKDHDKPISQVLSEMTNGGVDYSLECVGNVEVMRSALESTVQGWGVSVIVGWNMHEFSGQPIKLITGRTWKGALFGGFKSKDGVPEMVKAYMNKKLMVDEFITHNLTLDQINDAIEMMKHGKCIRTVLNVSPQ; translated from the exons ATGGCCACAGCTGGTAAG GTTATCAAATGCAAGGCTGCAGTGGCATGGGAGCCCAACAAGCCTGTGGTGATTGAGGAGATTGAGGTAGCCCCTCCCCAGGATGGTGAAGTTCGGATCAAG ATTGTGGCGACCTCAGTGTGCCATTCAGACCTGTACCACCTTTTTGAGAATATACATAAAGACGGCTTCCCAGTCGTCCTTGGCCACGAGGCAGCAGGCATCGTAGAAAGTGTTGGACCTGGAGTCACCGAGTTTCAGCCAG GAGACAAGGTGATTCCTCTGTTCCTTTCCCAGTGTAAAGAATGTCGTTTCTGTAAACATCCTAAGACCAACGTCTGTGAGAAATCATG GAGTGAGATTCGTATTGATGCGATGTCACCACTGGACTCCAGATTTACCTGCAAAGGGAAGAAGGTGTATCAGTTTTCAGGAACCAGTACCTTCTCTGAGTACACTGTGGTCAGGCAGATTAATCTGACTAAGATCGACCCTGCAGCTCCTCTGGATAAAGTGTGTCTCCTCAGCTGTGGGATCTGCACAGGATATGGAGCAGCAGTTAATACTGCAGAG GTGAAAGAGGGCTCCACATGTGCTGTGTTCGGCCTGGGAGCTGTTGGTTTGGCTGCCGTCATGGGCTGTAAGAACGCAGGAGCCAAGAGGATTATTGCTGTCGACACCAATCCGGACAAGTTTGAGAAAGCAAAGGTGTTCGGAGCAAATGAATTTGTGAACCCCAAGGATCACGACAAACCCATCAGCCAAGTGTTGTCTGAGATGACCAATGGGGGAGTGGACTACTCTCTGGAATGTGTCGGCAATGTGGAAGTCATG CGCAGTGCGTTGGAGTCCACTGTACAAGGCTGGGGAGTCAGTGTGATCGTTGGCTGGAACATGCATGAGTTTTCTGGCCAACCCATTAAACTAATTACTGGACGCACATGGAAGGGTGCCCTCTTTGGCG GTTTTAAGAGTAAGGACGGCGTACCGGAGATGGTTAAAGCCTACATGAACAAGAAGCTGATGGTGGATGAGTTCATCACCCACAACCTGACCTTGGACCAGATCAATGATGCCATTGAAATGATGAAACACGGGAAATG CATCCGGACCGTCCTGAATGTTTCTCCACAGTAA